CTTGAACATAGTTATCGATAATTTTTTGCCGTAAGTCGAGCGAATATGCCTTCATTTCTCTTTAAGGAAAATGTACAACCTATCTATTAATCGTACCTCATTAGATAGGGAAACGCTATATGTCAATCCTACTATTATTTAACTAAATTTTGACTACTTTGTCAAGTATATTTCAAGTAAAAAAAAAGCCACTTTTTTCAGCTCCTTTTCTTGAAGAAGATCGCGTTTTTACTACAACATTGATTGGCAGATAACTATTGTTAGTTATTAACTAATTTTACGTTCCGTGACTAAAGTTAAATTCACCCATTCACCTTTATCGCTATAGCTGCGAATCATCCGCTGGCGTAAGTTAGGTTTAAGCAACCAACCAACTTCTAAAAAAAAAGGTTTACCAGCCTTAACTTGCAGAGGACAATTACAAGAAGCACCATCGGGTAGTAGCAAAATTTGAACTGGTTGAGAACCTTCGTCAAAATGGAGAATATTGCCATGAATTTTGGCACTAGAAGTTATTGTCCGATTAGCAAAAACTAGCTTCTGAACTAATTTATCTCCACCTTCGCGCTCTATCTTAAGATTCGTCGAATAAGTATCGAGCGATCGCCAGTCTGGATAAATTGTCACCGCCTCTCCCTGCCATTCTCCTAGCAATTGGTCTAAACTCAAATGCGGGCGCTCCGAGGCATTCTTACCAGCTAACTTTTCCCTAATTAAAGTAATTCTGTAAAACTGGGAGTCGCGATTATACAACTGCACCAGACGCAATCGCCTGTCACCATCAATCAAACCCAATTCTGCCCCAAATTCAGAAAAAGGCCCCCATTGAATTGAACCTTGGGAAAAAGCCCCATTTTCAAAAAACATTACGCTACGAGCTAGAGAACTATATTCTAAAACTTGTTCTTGTACCTCTTGAGAGGGGTGGAAGCGACGAATGCTTTGGCGAATTGTTTGATTGTTGTTAAGTCCTTCTAGAGTAGTTATCGTAGGCGTATCTTCTAGCAGTTCTCCTTGTGACGACAGAAGGGTAAAGGAACCCTGCCATTCACCTAAATTTTGCAGCAAACATTCCCACTGAGATTTCATAAAAATTTATACCTTATATACTGAAGCAGGCCATGCTATAGTTGAGTTTAAGGCGCGATCGCCTGGTGCTAACGTTCAAACCCGATCGAGCATAAAAATTAGGGATAAAAATAAGCCTAACGCCACAAGTAAATTGAATCCCTATTAAAAATTGAAATAAAATAGAGTAAAACTCCATAAATTGTCACACACCTGCGAGTCATAACTCCATGACGTCCGAAATTGCCGTCGAAAAGAAAAAGTTGGAAAACCCGCCTTTAGAGATTCACTATCTAGGCGATCGCGTACTCCGTCAACCAGCCAAGCGTATTGCCAAGGTAGACGCCGAAGTTCGGCAGTTAATCCGCGAGATGCTGCAAACTATGTACAGCGCCGATGGCATAGGTCTAGCAGCGCCCCAAGTTGCAGTCAACAAACAAGTAATTGTTATAGACTGCGAACCAGATAACGCAGCCAACCCCCCTTTGGTTCTGATTAACCCAACCATCAAGCGCTTGGGTGG
This sequence is a window from Microcoleus sp. FACHB-831. Protein-coding genes within it:
- the def gene encoding peptide deformylase: MTSEIAVEKKKLENPPLEIHYLGDRVLRQPAKRIAKVDAEVRQLIREMLQTMYSADGIGLAAPQVAVNKQVIVIDCEPDNAANPPLVLINPTIKRLGGEMCLFQEGCLSIPGVYIDVKRPELIEVAYKDETGRPQKLTASGLLSRAIQHEMDHLNGVLFVDRVENGLVLADELKKHGFSSGAVKPVATGSRP
- a CDS encoding DUF3598 family protein, which produces MKSQWECLLQNLGEWQGSFTLLSSQGELLEDTPTITTLEGLNNNQTIRQSIRRFHPSQEVQEQVLEYSSLARSVMFFENGAFSQGSIQWGPFSEFGAELGLIDGDRRLRLVQLYNRDSQFYRITLIREKLAGKNASERPHLSLDQLLGEWQGEAVTIYPDWRSLDTYSTNLKIEREGGDKLVQKLVFANRTITSSAKIHGNILHFDEGSQPVQILLLPDGASCNCPLQVKAGKPFFLEVGWLLKPNLRQRMIRSYSDKGEWVNLTLVTERKIS